The Panicum virgatum strain AP13 chromosome 5K, P.virgatum_v5, whole genome shotgun sequence genome has a window encoding:
- the LOC120706927 gene encoding receptor-like serine/threonine-protein kinase At2g45590 isoform X1, translated as MPSRQRLLPAPSTSAPSPAAALLHQQHRHHQRHLAAKAAAATATVAVALAVALVAALWWRRRRRKLAAAEPEGTKALRRLSYRQLRRATAGFAAGNKLGQGGFGPVFRGVLPPEKGRGGTERERPVAVKVMDAAGSLQGEREFHNEIAVASHLLSFGSTSTAEEALCSNVLLPFAYSMPARGGEARRPRRMMLVYDLMPNGSLQDALLGAGSRRRPELVSEWPRRLAVARDVAAALHYLHSVVKPPIMHGDVKPSNILLDADLKAHLADFGLARVCSDPDPEGELVSGVIAEGNGMIAEGADANGNPDWGCDDDVSVVTERTTVNGEGNVAPKSPEDDEGFTSASPAEAASTSVFDRASVDSGTNSRSGNGASRTGGATASGTGSDWWRRQDNGAPNIGVKDYVMEWIRSEIKKERPKSDWIAGTAVNNPVAERKKSKRRAREWWREDYVDELAMKQKRRTLAKSKSQQVGLQWWERDIDDDFDEKGQSKWNLVKSWSRRSSNSTSYGHGSINWWVNGARSSRDWASGELVPKSGGTVSSTPSMRGTVCYVAPEYGGGGPLSEKCDIYSFGVLLLVLVSGRRPLQVMPSAMSEFEKASLISWARHLARASRLLDLVDPALHDVNREEALLCITVALLCIQRSPAHRPSSQELIQMLSCEGELPNLPLEFSPSPPGGFPFKSRKKVR; from the coding sequence atGCCGTCGCGCCAGCGCCTTCTTCCGGCCCCCTCCACCTCCGCGCCGTCCCCGGCTGCCGCGCTCCTCCACCAGCAGCACCGTCACCACCAACGCCACCTCGCCGCgaaggccgcggcggccacggcgaccGTGGCGGTCGCCCTCGCGGTCGCCCTCGTTGCCGCGCTgtggtggcggaggaggaggaggaagctggcggcggcggagccagAGGGGACCAAGGCCCTACGGCGCCTATCGTACCGGCAGCTGAGGCGCGCCACGGCCGGGTTCGCCGCGGGGAACAAGCTCGGCCAAGGAGGGTTTGGGCCCGTCTTCCGCGGCGTTCTCCCCCCGGAGAAGGGCCGTGGGGGCACTGAGAGGGAGCGGCCCGTCGCCGTCAAGGTCATGGACGCCGCGGGCTCGCTCCAGGGCGAGCGCGAGTTCCACAATGAGATCGCCGTCGCATCCCATCTCCTCAGCTTCGGCTCCACCTCAACCGCCGAGGAGGCGCTCTGCTCCAACGTCCTGCTTCCGTTCGCTTACTCGatgccggcgcgcgggggagaagcccggcggccgcgccggatGATGCTGGTGTACGACCTCATGCCCAACGGGTCGCTGCAGGACGCGCTGCTTGGCGCggggtcgcgccgccgcccggaacTCGTGTCCGAgtggccgcgccgcctcgccgtggcGCGGGACGTGGCAGCCGCGCTCCACTACCTCCACTCCGTCGTCAAGCCGCCGATCATGCATGGGGACGTCAAGCCCAGCAACATCCTGCTCGACGCAGACCTCAAGGCTCACCTGGCCGACTTCGGCCTCGCCCGTGTGTGTTCCGACCCTGACCCTGAAGGCGAGCTGGTGAGCGGCGTGATTGCTGAAGGCAACGGCATGATTGCAGAAGGAGCTGATGCGAATGGGAATCCTGATTGGGGATGTGATGATGACGTCTCAGTGGTGACGGAGAGGACCACGGTGAATGGGGAGGGGAATGTTGCGCCCAAGTCGCCAGAGGATGATGAGGGCTTCACATCTGCATCGCCGGCAGAGGCCGCATCCACTTCTGTGTTTGACAGGGCCAGCGTTGACAGTGGTACGAACAGCCGCAGCGGCAATGGTGCCTCACGTACTGGTGGCGCCACGGCATCAGGAACTGGGAGTgattggtggcggcggcaggacAATGGTGCACCAAATATTGGGGTTAAGGACTATGTCATGGAGTGGATTAGATCAGAGATCAAGAAAGAACGCCCGAAGAGTGATTGGATTGCAGGGACAGCTGTAAACAATCCAGTTGCCGAGAGGAAGAAGTCGAAGCGGAGGGCGCGAGAATGGTGGCGCGAGGATTATGTTGATGAGCTTGCCATGAAGCAGAAACGGCGGACACTTGCCAAATCAAAGAGCCAGCAGGTCGGGTTGCAATGGTGGGAAAGGGATATTGATGATGACTTTGATGAGAAGGGGCAGTCCAAGTGGAATTTGGTAAAGAGCTGGAGTCGGAGGAGCAGCAATAGCACCAGCTATGGCCATGGGAGCATTAATTGGTGGGTAAATGGTGCAAGAAGCAGCCGTGATTGGGCAAGTGGAGAATTAGTTCCCAAGAGCGGTGGTACAGTGAGCAGCACGCCTAGCATGCGTGGCACGGTATGCTATGTGGCTCCAGAGTATGGTGGCGGAGGTCCATTATCGGAGAAATGTGACATCTACAGCTTTGGTGTCCTATTACTTGTTCTTGTTTCTGGGCGCCGGCCATTGCAGGTAATGCCGTCAGCCATGTCGGAGTTTGAGAAGGCAAGCCTTATATCATGGGCCAGGCACCTTGCACGCGCCAGCCGCTTACTTGATCTGGTTGACCCTGCCCTGCATGATGTTAACCGTGAAGAGGCATTGCTCTGCATTACCGTTGCACTCCTCTGCATCCAGAGGTCTCCAGCTCATCGCCCATCGAGTCAGGAATTGATCCAGATGCTCTCTTGTGAGGGAGAACTGCCAAACCTCCCACTGGAGTTTTCACCGTCACCACCTGGTGGGTTCCCTTTCAAGTCGCGGAAAAAAGTTCGGTGA
- the LOC120706927 gene encoding receptor-like serine/threonine-protein kinase At2g45590 isoform X2 → MPSRQRLLPAPSTSAPSPAAALLHQQHRHHQRHLAAKAAAATATVAVALAVALVAALWWRRRRRKLAAAEPEGTKALRRLSYRQLRRATAGFAAGNKLGQGGFGPVFRGVLPPEKGRGGTERERPVAVKVMDAAGSLQGEREFHNEIAVASHLLSFGSTSTAEEALCSNVLLPFAYSMPARGGEARRPRRMMLVYDLMPNGSLQDALLGAGSRRRPELVSEWPRRLAVARDVAAALHYLHSVVKPPIMHGDVKPSNILLDADLKAHLADFGLARVCSDPDPEGELVSGVIAEGNGMIAEGADANGNPDWGCDDDVSVVTERTTVNGEGNVAPKSPEDDEGFTSASPAEAASTSVFDRASVDSGTNSRSGNGASRTGGATASGTGSDWWRRQDNGAPNIGVKDYVMEWIRSEIKKERPKSDWIAGTAVNNPVAERKKSKRRAREWWREDYVDELAMKQKRRTLAKSKSQQVGLQWWERDIDDDFDEKGQSKWNLVKSWSRRSSNSTSYGHGSINWWVNGARSSRDWASGELVPKSGGTVSSTPSMRGTVCYVAPEYGGGGPLSEKCDIYSFGVLLLVLVSGRRPLQVMPSAMSEFEKASLISWARHLARASRLLDLVDPALHDVNREEALLCITVALLCIQRSPAHRPSSQELIQMLSCEGELPNLPLEFSPSPPGGFPFKSRKKVR, encoded by the exons atGCCGTCGCGCCAGCGCCTTCTTCCGGCCCCCTCCACCTCCGCGCCGTCCCCGGCTGCCGCGCTCCTCCACCAGCAGCACCGTCACCACCAACGCCACCTCGCCGCgaaggccgcggcggccacggcgaccGTGGCGGTCGCCCTCGCGGTCGCCCTCGTTGCCGCGCTgtggtggcggaggaggaggaggaagctggcggcggcggagccagAGGGGACCAAGGCCCTACGGCGCCTATCGTACCGGCAGCTGAGGCGCGCCACGGCCGGGTTCGCCGCGGGGAACAAGCTCGGCCAAGGAGGGTTTGGGCCCGTCTTCCGCGGCGTTCTCCCCCCGGAGAAGGGCCGTGGGGGCACTGAGAGGGAGCGGCCCGTCGCCGTCAAGGTCATGGACGCCGCGGGCTCGCTCCAGGGCGAGCGCGAGTTCCACAATGAGATCGCCGTCGCATCCCATCTCCTCAGCTTCGGCTCCACCTCAACCGCCGAGGAGGCGCTCTGCTCCAACGTCCTGCTTCCGTTCGCTTACTCGatgccggcgcgcgggggagaagcccggcggccgcgccggatGATGCTGGTGTACGACCTCATGCCCAACGGGTCGCTGCAGGACGCGCTGCTTGGCGCggggtcgcgccgccgcccggaacTCGTGTCCGAgtggccgcgccgcctcgccgtggcGCGGGACGTGGCAGCCGCGCTCCACTACCTCCACTCCGTCGTCAAGCCGCCGATCATGCATGGGGACGTCAAGCCCAGCAACATCCTGCTCGACGCAGACCTCAAGGCTCACCTGGCCGACTTCGGCCTCGCCCGTGTGTGTTCCGACCCTGACCCTGAAGGCGAGCTGGTGAGCGGCGTGATTGCTGAAGGCAACGGCATGATTGCAGAAGGAGCTGATGCGAATGGGAATCCTGATTGGGGATGTGATGATGACGTCTCAGTGGTGACGGAGAGGACCACGGTGAATGGGGAGGGGAATGTTGCGCCCAAGTCGCCAGAGGATGATGAGGGCTTCACATCTGCATCGCCGGCAGAGGCCGCATCCACTTCTGTGTTTGACAGGGCCAGCGTTGACAGTGGTACGAACAGCCGCAGCGGCAATGGTGCCTCACGTACTGGTGGCGCCACGGCATCAGGAACTGGGAGTgattggtggcggcggcaggacAATGGTGCACCAAATATTGGGGTTAAGGACTATGTCATGGAGTGGATTAGATCAGAGATCAAGAAAGAACGCCCGAAGAGTGATTGGATTGCAGGGACAGCTGTAAACAATCCAGTTGCCGAGAGGAAGAAGTCGAAGCGGAGGGCGCGAGAATGGTGGCGCGAGGATTATGTTGATGAGCTTGCCATGAAGCAGAAACGGCGGACACTTGCCAAATCAAAGAGCCAGCAGGTCGGGTTGCAATGGTGGGAAAGGGATATTGATGATGACTTTGATGAGAAGGGGCAGTCCAAGTGGAATTTGGTAAAGAGCTGGAGTCGGAGGAGCAGCAATAGCACCAGCTATGGCCATGGGAGCATTAATTGGTGGGTAAATGGTGCAAGAAGCAGCCGTGATTGGGCAAGTGGAGAATTAGTTCCCAAGAGCGGTGGTACAGTGAGCAGCACGCCTAGCATGCGTGGCACGGTATGCTATGTGGCTCCAGAGTATGGTGGCGGAGGTCCATTATCGGAGAAATGTGACATCTACAGCTTTGGTGTCCTATTACTTGTTCTTGTTTCTGGGCGCCGGCCATTGCAGGTAATGCCGTCAGCCATGTCGGAGTTTGAGAAGGCAAGCCTTATATCATGGGCCAGGCACCTTGCACGCGCCAGCCGCTTACTTGATCTGGTTGACCCTGCCCTGCATGATGTTAACCGTGAAGAGGCATTGCTCTGCATTACCGTTGCACTCCTCTGCATCCAGAGGTCTCCAGCTCATCGCCCATCGAGTCAGGAATTGATCCAGATGCTCTCTTGTGAGGGAGAACTGCCAAACCTCCCACTGGAGTTTTCACCGTCACCACCTGGTGG GTTCCCTTTCAAGTCGCGGAAAAAAGTTCGGTGA
- the LOC120706925 gene encoding uncharacterized protein LOC120706925 isoform X4, giving the protein MQADAVQADGVHVSPDMVSLTFLQGASTFLERASTATVEGSSANKRRFYSDDLKISIYLELLAKTDPPILRRGVSKGVARKFDVPLRVVQSIWKNGQAGGINGVVNKWARNCGRRRIEIDMESIKNVPLRQRTTFKDLADALGVKKSTLHNRFKEGYFRRHTNDLKFSLTDANKKARVKYCLSMLNAQSLSFKPMYNVVYIDEKWFYRTRRNQKYYLANDEERPQRTVKSKNFIEKVMFLAVVTRPRFDENGQCIFDGKLGISPFVKVEPAKRWSPNRDAGVLVTQAMTSVTKEVSRDFLVNKVLPAIKEKWPAEEKGLPIYIQQDNARTHIAVDDPAFVQAAQADGWDIRLTCQPPNSPDLNVLDLGFFAAIQALFEKGTPNNIDGIVAKVNQAYQEYPVQRANRIFLTQQGCMMEIMKHNGGQHYNIPHMKKKTLELQGCLPTTLSCPLQLGGAAASRSRTM; this is encoded by the exons ATGCAAGCAGATGCCGTGCAAGCAGATGGTGTGCATGTATCTCCAG ACATGGTCTCATTAACATTTCTGCAAGGTGCATCAACATTTCTGGAACGTGCATCAACAGCAACAGTTGAAG GTTCTAGTGCCAACAAAAGGAGATTCTATTCGGATGATTTAAAGATCTCCATATACCTAGAGTTATTGGCAAAAACTGATCCTCCTATTTTACGTCGTGGGGTTTCTAAGGGAGTTGCACGTAAATTTGATGTGCCTCTAAGAGTTGTGCAGTCCATTTGGAAAAATGGACAAGCTGGTGGAATAAATGGTGTTGTAAACAAGTGGGCTAGGAATTGTGGTAGAAGAAGAATAGAAATAGACATGGAATCCATAAAAAATGTGCCTCTTAGGCAGCGCACCACTTTTAAGGATCTTGCTGATGCATTAGGTGTTAAGAAGAGCACACTTCATAACCGTTTCAAAGAAGGCTATTTTCGTCGGCACACTAATGACCTCAAGTTTAGTTTGACCGATGCAAACAAGAAGGCCCGCGTCAAGTATTGTTTATCCATGTTGAATGCTCAGTCTTTGTCTTTCAAGCCAATGTACAATGTCGTGTACATTGATGAAAAGTGGTTCTATAGGACTCGTAGGAACCAAAAATATTACCTTGCAAATGATGAAGAAAGACCACAACGAACCGTTAAAAGCAAAAATTTTATTGAGAAGGTGATGTTCCTAGCTGTGGTTACGAGGCCTAGATTTGACGAGAATGGTCAATGCATTTTTGATGGTAAGCTAGGTATTTCCCCCTTTGTCAAAGTGGAACCAGCAAAGAGGTGGAGCCCAAACAGGGATGCAG GTGTCCTTGTAACACAAGCCATGACATCGGTGACAAAGGAAGTTAGCCGTGATTTTCTTGTGAACAAGGTTCTACCCGCAATCAAAGAAAAATGGCCTGCTGAAGAGAAAGGATTGCCCATATACATACAACAAGATAATGCTAGGACCCACATTGCTGTGGACGACCCTGCATTTGTTCAAGCTGCTCAAGCAGATGGTTGGGACATTAGGCTCACATGCCAACCCCCCAATTCTCCTGATCTGAATGTGTTGGATCTCGGTTTTTTTG cagcAATTCAGGCACTGTTTGAAAAAGGAACACCTAACAACATTGACGGCATTGTGGCAAAGGTTAATCAGGCATATCAGGAGTATCCTGTGCAAAGGGCCAACCGTATTTTTCTAACCCAGCAGGGTTGCATGATGGAGATCATGAAGCACAATGGAGGCCAACACTACAACATTCCTCACATGAAGAAGAAAACATTGGAGCTGCAAGGATGTCTTCCCACTACTCTGAGTTGCCCTTTGCaactcggcggcgcggcggcctcgcGGAGTAGAACTATGTGA
- the LOC120706925 gene encoding uncharacterized protein LOC120706925 isoform X2, which translates to MPGLDVDLNLEPPESGQMNPIDWDDIVEFEGPAHELEYDMVWNDGIEDQAGHEDVMQADAVQADGVHVSPDMVSLTFLQGASTFLERASTATVEGSSANKRRFYSDDLKISIYLELLAKTDPPILRRGVSKGVARKFDVPLRVVQSIWKNGQAGGINGVVNKWARNCGRRRIEIDMESIKNVPLRQRTTFKDLADALGVKKSTLHNRFKEGYFRRHTNDLKFSLTDANKKARVKYCLSMLNAQSLSFKPMYNVVYIDEKWFYRTRRNQKYYLANDEERPQRTVKSKNFIEKVMFLAVVTRPRFDENGQCIFDGKLGISPFVKVEPAKRWSPNRDAGVLVTQAMTSVTKEVSRDFLVNKVLPAIKEKWPAEEKGLPIYIQQDNARTHIAVDDPAFVQAAQADGWDIRLTCQPPNSPDLNVLDLGFFAAIQALFEKGTPNNIDGIVAKVNQAYQEYPVQRANRIFLTQQGCMMEIMKHNGGQHYNIPHMKKKTLELQGCLPTTLSCPLQLGGAAASRSRTM; encoded by the exons ATGCCAGGACTAGATGTTGATTTGAACTTAGAGCCACCCGAATCTGGCCAAATGAATCCCATAGATTGGGATGACATTGTAGAGTTTGAAGGCCCTGCTCATGAACTTGAGTATGACATGGTTTGGAACGATGGAATCGAAG ACCAAGCCGGTCACGAGGATGTCATGCAAGCAGATGCCGTGCAAGCAGATGGTGTGCATGTATCTCCAG ACATGGTCTCATTAACATTTCTGCAAGGTGCATCAACATTTCTGGAACGTGCATCAACAGCAACAGTTGAAG GTTCTAGTGCCAACAAAAGGAGATTCTATTCGGATGATTTAAAGATCTCCATATACCTAGAGTTATTGGCAAAAACTGATCCTCCTATTTTACGTCGTGGGGTTTCTAAGGGAGTTGCACGTAAATTTGATGTGCCTCTAAGAGTTGTGCAGTCCATTTGGAAAAATGGACAAGCTGGTGGAATAAATGGTGTTGTAAACAAGTGGGCTAGGAATTGTGGTAGAAGAAGAATAGAAATAGACATGGAATCCATAAAAAATGTGCCTCTTAGGCAGCGCACCACTTTTAAGGATCTTGCTGATGCATTAGGTGTTAAGAAGAGCACACTTCATAACCGTTTCAAAGAAGGCTATTTTCGTCGGCACACTAATGACCTCAAGTTTAGTTTGACCGATGCAAACAAGAAGGCCCGCGTCAAGTATTGTTTATCCATGTTGAATGCTCAGTCTTTGTCTTTCAAGCCAATGTACAATGTCGTGTACATTGATGAAAAGTGGTTCTATAGGACTCGTAGGAACCAAAAATATTACCTTGCAAATGATGAAGAAAGACCACAACGAACCGTTAAAAGCAAAAATTTTATTGAGAAGGTGATGTTCCTAGCTGTGGTTACGAGGCCTAGATTTGACGAGAATGGTCAATGCATTTTTGATGGTAAGCTAGGTATTTCCCCCTTTGTCAAAGTGGAACCAGCAAAGAGGTGGAGCCCAAACAGGGATGCAG GTGTCCTTGTAACACAAGCCATGACATCGGTGACAAAGGAAGTTAGCCGTGATTTTCTTGTGAACAAGGTTCTACCCGCAATCAAAGAAAAATGGCCTGCTGAAGAGAAAGGATTGCCCATATACATACAACAAGATAATGCTAGGACCCACATTGCTGTGGACGACCCTGCATTTGTTCAAGCTGCTCAAGCAGATGGTTGGGACATTAGGCTCACATGCCAACCCCCCAATTCTCCTGATCTGAATGTGTTGGATCTCGGTTTTTTTG cagcAATTCAGGCACTGTTTGAAAAAGGAACACCTAACAACATTGACGGCATTGTGGCAAAGGTTAATCAGGCATATCAGGAGTATCCTGTGCAAAGGGCCAACCGTATTTTTCTAACCCAGCAGGGTTGCATGATGGAGATCATGAAGCACAATGGAGGCCAACACTACAACATTCCTCACATGAAGAAGAAAACATTGGAGCTGCAAGGATGTCTTCCCACTACTCTGAGTTGCCCTTTGCaactcggcggcgcggcggcctcgcGGAGTAGAACTATGTGA
- the LOC120706925 gene encoding uncharacterized protein LOC120706925 isoform X3, with the protein MTCLKDQAGHEDVMQADAVQADGVHVSPDMVSLTFLQGASTFLERASTATVEGSSANKRRFYSDDLKISIYLELLAKTDPPILRRGVSKGVARKFDVPLRVVQSIWKNGQAGGINGVVNKWARNCGRRRIEIDMESIKNVPLRQRTTFKDLADALGVKKSTLHNRFKEGYFRRHTNDLKFSLTDANKKARVKYCLSMLNAQSLSFKPMYNVVYIDEKWFYRTRRNQKYYLANDEERPQRTVKSKNFIEKVMFLAVVTRPRFDENGQCIFDGKLGISPFVKVEPAKRWSPNRDAGVLVTQAMTSVTKEVSRDFLVNKVLPAIKEKWPAEEKGLPIYIQQDNARTHIAVDDPAFVQAAQADGWDIRLTCQPPNSPDLNVLDLGFFAAIQALFEKGTPNNIDGIVAKVNQAYQEYPVQRANRIFLTQQGCMMEIMKHNGGQHYNIPHMKKKTLELQGCLPTTLSCPLQLGGAAASRSRTM; encoded by the exons ATGACGTGTTTGAAAG ACCAAGCCGGTCACGAGGATGTCATGCAAGCAGATGCCGTGCAAGCAGATGGTGTGCATGTATCTCCAG ACATGGTCTCATTAACATTTCTGCAAGGTGCATCAACATTTCTGGAACGTGCATCAACAGCAACAGTTGAAG GTTCTAGTGCCAACAAAAGGAGATTCTATTCGGATGATTTAAAGATCTCCATATACCTAGAGTTATTGGCAAAAACTGATCCTCCTATTTTACGTCGTGGGGTTTCTAAGGGAGTTGCACGTAAATTTGATGTGCCTCTAAGAGTTGTGCAGTCCATTTGGAAAAATGGACAAGCTGGTGGAATAAATGGTGTTGTAAACAAGTGGGCTAGGAATTGTGGTAGAAGAAGAATAGAAATAGACATGGAATCCATAAAAAATGTGCCTCTTAGGCAGCGCACCACTTTTAAGGATCTTGCTGATGCATTAGGTGTTAAGAAGAGCACACTTCATAACCGTTTCAAAGAAGGCTATTTTCGTCGGCACACTAATGACCTCAAGTTTAGTTTGACCGATGCAAACAAGAAGGCCCGCGTCAAGTATTGTTTATCCATGTTGAATGCTCAGTCTTTGTCTTTCAAGCCAATGTACAATGTCGTGTACATTGATGAAAAGTGGTTCTATAGGACTCGTAGGAACCAAAAATATTACCTTGCAAATGATGAAGAAAGACCACAACGAACCGTTAAAAGCAAAAATTTTATTGAGAAGGTGATGTTCCTAGCTGTGGTTACGAGGCCTAGATTTGACGAGAATGGTCAATGCATTTTTGATGGTAAGCTAGGTATTTCCCCCTTTGTCAAAGTGGAACCAGCAAAGAGGTGGAGCCCAAACAGGGATGCAG GTGTCCTTGTAACACAAGCCATGACATCGGTGACAAAGGAAGTTAGCCGTGATTTTCTTGTGAACAAGGTTCTACCCGCAATCAAAGAAAAATGGCCTGCTGAAGAGAAAGGATTGCCCATATACATACAACAAGATAATGCTAGGACCCACATTGCTGTGGACGACCCTGCATTTGTTCAAGCTGCTCAAGCAGATGGTTGGGACATTAGGCTCACATGCCAACCCCCCAATTCTCCTGATCTGAATGTGTTGGATCTCGGTTTTTTTG cagcAATTCAGGCACTGTTTGAAAAAGGAACACCTAACAACATTGACGGCATTGTGGCAAAGGTTAATCAGGCATATCAGGAGTATCCTGTGCAAAGGGCCAACCGTATTTTTCTAACCCAGCAGGGTTGCATGATGGAGATCATGAAGCACAATGGAGGCCAACACTACAACATTCCTCACATGAAGAAGAAAACATTGGAGCTGCAAGGATGTCTTCCCACTACTCTGAGTTGCCCTTTGCaactcggcggcgcggcggcctcgcGGAGTAGAACTATGTGA
- the LOC120706925 gene encoding uncharacterized protein LOC120706925 isoform X1, with protein MRSHQRTFSNLIDALDGSGSCSCKKFEAVGIQCCHVLKVLDLKNIKGLPEQYILKRWRKDARSVQIGEEPTYGSGSVMQSASEARFNNMCWLASLIASRASKSEEAMSYVESQSSVLLKHLDQNQAGHEDVMQADAVQADGVHVSPDMVSLTFLQGASTFLERASTATVEGSSANKRRFYSDDLKISIYLELLAKTDPPILRRGVSKGVARKFDVPLRVVQSIWKNGQAGGINGVVNKWARNCGRRRIEIDMESIKNVPLRQRTTFKDLADALGVKKSTLHNRFKEGYFRRHTNDLKFSLTDANKKARVKYCLSMLNAQSLSFKPMYNVVYIDEKWFYRTRRNQKYYLANDEERPQRTVKSKNFIEKVMFLAVVTRPRFDENGQCIFDGKLGISPFVKVEPAKRWSPNRDAGVLVTQAMTSVTKEVSRDFLVNKVLPAIKEKWPAEEKGLPIYIQQDNARTHIAVDDPAFVQAAQADGWDIRLTCQPPNSPDLNVLDLGFFAAIQALFEKGTPNNIDGIVAKVNQAYQEYPVQRANRIFLTQQGCMMEIMKHNGGQHYNIPHMKKKTLELQGCLPTTLSCPLQLGGAAASRSRTM; from the exons ATGAGAAGCCATCAGAGAacattttcaaatttgattgatGCACTAGATGGCTCAGGCAGTTGCAGCTGCAAGAAGTTTGAGGCTGTTGGAATTCAATGCTGTCATGTGCTGAAGGTACTTGATCTCAAGAATATCAAAGGGCTCCCAGAACAATATATTTTGAAAAGATGGAGAAAAGATGCCCGTTCTGTTCAAATTGGGGAGGAACCAACCTATGGATCTGGCAGTGTCATGCAATCAGCCTCAGAAGCCCGATTCAATAATATGTGCTGGTTGGCTAGCTTGATTGCTTCAAGGGCTTCCAAATCTGAGGAGGCAATGTCATATGTTGAAAGCCAATCAAGTGTTCTTCTGAAGCATCTTGACCAAA ACCAAGCCGGTCACGAGGATGTCATGCAAGCAGATGCCGTGCAAGCAGATGGTGTGCATGTATCTCCAG ACATGGTCTCATTAACATTTCTGCAAGGTGCATCAACATTTCTGGAACGTGCATCAACAGCAACAGTTGAAG GTTCTAGTGCCAACAAAAGGAGATTCTATTCGGATGATTTAAAGATCTCCATATACCTAGAGTTATTGGCAAAAACTGATCCTCCTATTTTACGTCGTGGGGTTTCTAAGGGAGTTGCACGTAAATTTGATGTGCCTCTAAGAGTTGTGCAGTCCATTTGGAAAAATGGACAAGCTGGTGGAATAAATGGTGTTGTAAACAAGTGGGCTAGGAATTGTGGTAGAAGAAGAATAGAAATAGACATGGAATCCATAAAAAATGTGCCTCTTAGGCAGCGCACCACTTTTAAGGATCTTGCTGATGCATTAGGTGTTAAGAAGAGCACACTTCATAACCGTTTCAAAGAAGGCTATTTTCGTCGGCACACTAATGACCTCAAGTTTAGTTTGACCGATGCAAACAAGAAGGCCCGCGTCAAGTATTGTTTATCCATGTTGAATGCTCAGTCTTTGTCTTTCAAGCCAATGTACAATGTCGTGTACATTGATGAAAAGTGGTTCTATAGGACTCGTAGGAACCAAAAATATTACCTTGCAAATGATGAAGAAAGACCACAACGAACCGTTAAAAGCAAAAATTTTATTGAGAAGGTGATGTTCCTAGCTGTGGTTACGAGGCCTAGATTTGACGAGAATGGTCAATGCATTTTTGATGGTAAGCTAGGTATTTCCCCCTTTGTCAAAGTGGAACCAGCAAAGAGGTGGAGCCCAAACAGGGATGCAG GTGTCCTTGTAACACAAGCCATGACATCGGTGACAAAGGAAGTTAGCCGTGATTTTCTTGTGAACAAGGTTCTACCCGCAATCAAAGAAAAATGGCCTGCTGAAGAGAAAGGATTGCCCATATACATACAACAAGATAATGCTAGGACCCACATTGCTGTGGACGACCCTGCATTTGTTCAAGCTGCTCAAGCAGATGGTTGGGACATTAGGCTCACATGCCAACCCCCCAATTCTCCTGATCTGAATGTGTTGGATCTCGGTTTTTTTG cagcAATTCAGGCACTGTTTGAAAAAGGAACACCTAACAACATTGACGGCATTGTGGCAAAGGTTAATCAGGCATATCAGGAGTATCCTGTGCAAAGGGCCAACCGTATTTTTCTAACCCAGCAGGGTTGCATGATGGAGATCATGAAGCACAATGGAGGCCAACACTACAACATTCCTCACATGAAGAAGAAAACATTGGAGCTGCAAGGATGTCTTCCCACTACTCTGAGTTGCCCTTTGCaactcggcggcgcggcggcctcgcGGAGTAGAACTATGTGA